The following are encoded together in the Bacillus sp. NP157 genome:
- a CDS encoding glycoside hydrolase family 99-like domain-containing protein, translated as MTPMTAATRDRLRQSFLDRHASMVPAGPEGQPATAGLARRAYHHAGQRLLGYKALAQKPLPATLPATIVAFYLPQFHPTPENDAWWGTGFTEWRNVTRALPQFEGHAQPRLPGDLGFYDLRIADVMREQARLARMHGVGAFCTYFYWFAGKTLLESPLRQWLADPSIDIPIALCWANENWSRRWDGRADDVLIAQDHSADDDLAFIAYVAPYLRDPRYLRVDGKPMLMVYRPGLLPDARATARRWRGWCSDNGIGDIHLCYVQSFDNVDPASIGFDAAAAFPPNNTSLAPVTAAHRLINPDYKGEILDWRELARQAMAAPEVSYTLYPGVNPGWDNEARRSGRGRTYLHATPAAFAHWTRHAIATARRRSPNAPLVFVNAWNEWAEGAVLEPDARLGYAWLDAIRSALTPPVQVQSRPCAVIHVWYPDLLGEVIGALRATGREFRIVLTVPAERESAVRDEVARLSVDAEIVVAPNRGRDILPFLRVAARLRDEGEDVVLKLHTKRSTHRDDGATWRAELISRLVAPDRAIVVEQAFADDATLGLVAPEGHVQPLAYYWGANEANVQYLCALMGVAPPDVDNDHFIAGSMFWCRLGAIEALIDSPLAETDFEPESGQVDGTLAHAIERVVSKAALDRGFRVTTAAAVAGDAEPPATPYAFARKG; from the coding sequence ATGACGCCGATGACGGCCGCCACGCGCGATCGCTTGCGCCAGTCGTTCCTCGATCGCCACGCGTCGATGGTGCCTGCCGGGCCCGAAGGGCAGCCGGCCACGGCCGGCCTGGCGCGCCGCGCCTACCACCATGCCGGCCAGCGTTTGCTTGGCTACAAGGCGCTTGCGCAGAAGCCGCTGCCGGCCACGCTACCCGCCACGATCGTCGCCTTCTACCTGCCCCAGTTCCATCCCACGCCGGAAAACGACGCATGGTGGGGCACGGGCTTCACCGAATGGCGCAATGTGACGCGAGCGCTGCCACAGTTCGAAGGCCACGCTCAGCCGCGCCTGCCCGGCGACCTCGGCTTCTACGACCTGCGGATCGCCGATGTCATGCGCGAGCAGGCACGCCTGGCGCGCATGCATGGCGTCGGGGCGTTCTGCACCTATTTTTACTGGTTTGCGGGAAAGACGCTGCTCGAATCGCCGCTTCGCCAGTGGCTTGCCGATCCATCCATCGATATACCCATCGCGCTGTGCTGGGCCAACGAGAACTGGTCGAGGCGATGGGATGGCCGTGCCGACGACGTCCTTATCGCGCAGGACCACAGCGCGGACGACGATCTTGCCTTCATTGCCTACGTCGCCCCCTACCTGCGCGATCCCCGCTACCTGCGGGTGGATGGAAAGCCGATGCTCATGGTCTACCGGCCGGGCCTCCTTCCCGATGCGCGCGCGACGGCGCGCCGATGGCGCGGGTGGTGTTCTGACAACGGCATCGGCGACATCCACCTCTGTTACGTGCAAAGTTTCGACAACGTCGACCCCGCGTCGATCGGGTTCGACGCGGCGGCCGCATTCCCGCCGAACAACACCTCCCTGGCACCGGTGACCGCCGCGCACCGGCTGATCAACCCGGACTACAAGGGCGAAATCCTCGACTGGCGGGAACTGGCGCGACAGGCCATGGCTGCGCCGGAAGTCTCCTACACGCTTTATCCGGGCGTAAACCCGGGCTGGGACAACGAAGCGCGTCGCAGCGGACGGGGACGGACTTACCTGCATGCGACGCCGGCGGCCTTCGCCCACTGGACGCGCCACGCGATCGCAACGGCACGCCGGCGGTCGCCGAACGCGCCCCTCGTGTTCGTCAACGCGTGGAACGAGTGGGCGGAAGGTGCGGTGCTCGAACCGGACGCCCGGCTAGGCTACGCATGGCTGGACGCGATCCGCTCCGCCCTCACGCCACCCGTGCAGGTCCAGTCCCGTCCGTGCGCCGTCATCCACGTCTGGTATCCCGACCTGCTCGGCGAAGTCATCGGCGCCCTGCGTGCGACGGGACGTGAGTTCCGGATCGTACTCACCGTCCCTGCCGAGCGTGAATCCGCCGTGCGCGACGAGGTGGCCCGCCTGTCAGTGGATGCCGAGATCGTCGTGGCACCGAACCGCGGACGCGACATCCTGCCCTTCCTCCGGGTCGCGGCGCGCCTGCGCGATGAAGGCGAGGACGTCGTGCTGAAGCTTCATACCAAGCGATCCACCCATCGCGACGACGGCGCCACGTGGCGCGCCGAGCTGATCAGCCGGCTGGTAGCCCCTGATCGCGCCATCGTGGTGGAACAGGCGTTTGCCGATGACGCCACGCTTGGCCTGGTGGCGCCCGAAGGCCACGTGCAGCCCCTGGCGTATTACTGGGGCGCGAACGAGGCCAACGTGCAATACCTCTGCGCGCTGATGGGCGTGGCGCCGCCTGACGTGGACAACGACCACTTCATCGCCGGGAGCATGTTCTGGTGCCGGCTCGGCGCCATCGAGGCGTTGATCGACAGCCCCCTGGCCGAAACGGATTTCGAGCCTGAGTCGGGGCAGGTCGACGGCACACTCGCGCATGCGATCGAGCGGGTCGTCAGCAAGGCAGCGCTCGACCGGGGCTTCCGCGTCACGACCGCCGCCGCCGTCGCAGGGGATGCTGAGCCTCCCGCGACCCCCTACGCCTTCGCCCGCAAGGGATAA
- a CDS encoding electron transfer flavoprotein subunit beta/FixA family protein translates to MKILVGYKRVVDYNVRIQVKPDGTGVVTDGVKLSANPFDDIALEEALRLREKGVAEEVIVVGIGPADLTAHLRNGLAMGANRAIHVQTTDAVSPLTAARTFLKLVEKEQPGLVILGKQAIDDDANQTGQMLAALWDRPQATFAGKVEIADGKATVTREVDAGLETIEADLPAVITTDLRLNEPRFIKLPDIMKAKSKPIDVVELGSLGVDAADHIKTTHYAAPPKRSKGVMVKDAAELVAALKQKGLL, encoded by the coding sequence ATGAAGATTCTGGTCGGCTACAAGCGCGTCGTGGACTACAACGTCCGCATCCAGGTGAAACCAGACGGCACCGGCGTCGTCACCGACGGCGTAAAGCTTTCCGCCAATCCGTTCGACGATATCGCCCTGGAAGAGGCCCTGCGCCTGCGTGAGAAGGGCGTGGCCGAGGAAGTCATCGTGGTCGGCATCGGCCCGGCCGACCTCACCGCCCACCTGCGCAACGGCCTGGCCATGGGGGCCAACCGCGCCATCCACGTGCAGACCACCGACGCCGTCTCGCCGCTGACCGCGGCGCGCACCTTCCTCAAGCTGGTCGAGAAGGAACAGCCGGGCCTGGTGATCCTCGGCAAGCAGGCGATCGACGACGACGCCAACCAGACGGGCCAGATGCTGGCCGCGCTGTGGGACCGGCCGCAGGCCACGTTTGCCGGCAAGGTCGAGATCGCCGATGGCAAGGCCACGGTCACCCGTGAAGTGGACGCCGGCCTGGAGACCATCGAAGCCGACCTTCCTGCGGTCATCACCACCGACCTGCGCCTTAACGAGCCGCGCTTCATCAAGCTGCCGGACATCATGAAGGCCAAGTCCAAGCCGATCGACGTGGTCGAACTGGGCTCGCTCGGTGTCGATGCCGCCGACCACATCAAGACCACCCACTACGCCGCCCCGCCCAAGCGCAGCAAGGGCGTGATGGTGAAGGATGCCGCCGAGCTCGTCGCGGCCCTCAAGCAGAAGGGCCTGCTGTAA
- a CDS encoding FAD-binding protein, whose product MTKILVIAEHLDGKLNGATARAVSAASAVKAEAIDVIVLSDAPDAIAAEAAKIDGVSKVLTVARAENAHALAAVLAPQIAKAAAGYSHVFAPSTTFGKDLAPRVAALLGVSQVSDVMTVEGPHSFKRPIYAGNAIVTVEVDAASTVVATIRTASWPAAASNGAAPVEALAIDATLPSHTRFVNLQQGKSDRPDLQGASKVVSGGRGVGSKENFEIIYKFADKIGAAVGASRAAVDAGYVPNEMQVGQTGKIIAPELYVAVGISGAIQHLTGIKDAGTIVAINKDGEAPIFEIADIGLVGDLFKLLPELEAALG is encoded by the coding sequence ATGACCAAGATCCTCGTTATCGCCGAGCACCTAGACGGCAAGCTCAACGGCGCCACCGCCCGCGCGGTCAGCGCCGCCTCCGCCGTCAAGGCCGAAGCCATCGACGTCATCGTGCTGTCCGACGCACCGGACGCCATCGCTGCCGAAGCCGCGAAGATCGACGGCGTCAGCAAGGTGCTGACCGTCGCCCGCGCCGAGAACGCCCATGCGCTGGCCGCCGTCCTGGCACCGCAGATCGCGAAGGCCGCGGCGGGCTACTCGCACGTGTTCGCGCCCTCGACCACCTTCGGCAAGGACCTCGCCCCGCGCGTGGCCGCCCTGCTGGGCGTGTCGCAGGTGAGCGACGTCATGACCGTGGAAGGCCCGCACAGCTTCAAGCGCCCGATCTACGCCGGCAATGCCATCGTCACGGTGGAAGTGGACGCGGCATCGACCGTCGTCGCCACGATCCGCACGGCCTCCTGGCCTGCCGCCGCGTCGAACGGCGCCGCGCCGGTCGAAGCACTGGCCATCGACGCCACCCTGCCCTCGCACACCCGATTCGTGAACCTGCAGCAGGGCAAGAGCGACCGCCCGGACCTGCAGGGTGCAAGCAAGGTCGTGTCCGGTGGCCGCGGCGTCGGTTCGAAGGAAAACTTCGAGATCATCTACAAGTTCGCCGACAAGATCGGTGCCGCCGTGGGCGCATCGCGCGCTGCCGTGGATGCCGGCTACGTCCCGAACGAGATGCAGGTCGGCCAGACCGGCAAGATCATCGCCCCCGAGCTGTACGTCGCCGTGGGTATCTCGGGCGCGATCCAGCACCTGACCGGCATCAAGGACGCGGGCACCATCGTCGCCATCAACAAGGACGGCGAGGCGCCGATCTTCGAGATCGCCGACATCGGCCTGGTGGGTGATCTGTTCAAGCTGCTGCCGGAGCTGGAAGCCGCGCTTGGCTGA
- a CDS encoding UbiA family prenyltransferase has protein sequence MAISADHATKTGVPLCVDLDGTLIRSDLLIESALALLAKNPLSIISMFAWLLRGKAYLKKQIALRVEIDPVALPYNTEILGWLVEQRKERLVVLCTASDVKLAAPVAAHADVFDDLIASDGDVNLSGSNKANVLVERFGEKAFDYIGNAPVDLAVWKHARAALVVESGHALSDAAAKVATVERRFEVRRGGLRVWAKALRVHQWIKNVLVFLPLLASHRIFDVDAVVATALAFFCFGLCASSVYLTNDLLDLAADRQHHRKRNRPFAAGTLPLIAGPILTVVLLVAGFSLAFAVSHQFVAVLLGYYVLTTAYSFQLKRMMMLDVVVLATLYTTRILAGTAAIHSKPSFWLLAFSMFIFLSLAMVKRYVELLALQASGKVKASGRGYDVEDIPLVQSLGASSGYLAVLVLALYVDSTASMKLYEHPHYLWMLCPLLLYWISRTWAIAHRGVMHDDPVVFAVMDRTSRIIGLIAAVIVGLAV, from the coding sequence ATGGCCATTAGCGCGGACCACGCGACCAAGACCGGGGTTCCCCTCTGTGTCGACCTGGATGGCACGCTCATTCGTTCGGATCTCCTGATCGAATCGGCGCTTGCACTGTTGGCGAAGAATCCGCTGTCGATCATCTCGATGTTCGCCTGGCTGCTGCGCGGAAAGGCTTACCTCAAGAAGCAGATTGCCTTGCGCGTCGAGATCGATCCCGTCGCCCTGCCTTACAACACGGAGATCCTCGGCTGGCTTGTCGAACAGCGCAAGGAGCGCCTCGTCGTGCTTTGCACCGCGTCGGACGTCAAGCTGGCGGCCCCGGTGGCCGCGCATGCGGATGTCTTCGATGACCTGATCGCAAGCGACGGCGACGTCAACCTGTCCGGATCCAACAAGGCAAACGTATTGGTCGAGCGTTTCGGCGAAAAGGCGTTTGACTACATCGGCAACGCACCGGTCGACCTTGCCGTGTGGAAACACGCGCGAGCCGCCCTCGTCGTCGAAAGCGGGCACGCGCTTTCCGATGCAGCGGCCAAGGTAGCCACGGTCGAGCGTCGATTCGAAGTGCGCCGGGGCGGCCTGCGCGTCTGGGCAAAGGCCCTGCGCGTGCATCAGTGGATCAAGAACGTTCTCGTCTTCTTGCCACTACTGGCATCGCACCGCATTTTCGACGTCGACGCCGTCGTAGCTACTGCGCTCGCCTTCTTCTGCTTCGGCCTGTGCGCTTCGAGCGTCTACCTGACGAACGACCTGCTCGACCTCGCCGCCGACCGCCAGCACCACCGTAAACGGAACCGTCCGTTCGCGGCGGGAACCCTGCCGCTCATCGCCGGCCCCATCCTGACGGTCGTGCTGCTGGTCGCAGGCTTCAGCCTGGCTTTCGCCGTGTCGCACCAGTTCGTCGCGGTCCTGCTTGGGTACTACGTGCTGACGACGGCATACTCGTTCCAGCTCAAGCGGATGATGATGCTGGACGTCGTCGTACTGGCCACGCTGTACACCACGCGCATCCTCGCCGGCACGGCCGCCATCCACAGCAAGCCATCGTTCTGGCTGCTGGCTTTTTCCATGTTCATCTTCCTCAGCCTGGCCATGGTCAAGCGATACGTGGAGCTGCTTGCCCTGCAGGCCAGCGGCAAGGTGAAGGCAAGCGGCCGTGGCTACGACGTCGAAGACATCCCGCTGGTCCAGTCGCTCGGCGCATCCAGTGGCTACCTCGCCGTGCTCGTCCTCGCGCTCTACGTCGACAGCACGGCCAGCATGAAGCTTTACGAGCATCCGCATTACCTGTGGATGCTCTGCCCACTGCTCCTCTACTGGATCAGTCGCACCTGGGCCATTGCACATCGTGGCGTCATGCACGACGACCCGGTGGTCTTCGCCGTGATGGACCGCACCAGCCGGATCATCGGCCTGATCGCCGCGGTGATCGTCGGGCTGGCCGTCTGA
- a CDS encoding FAD-binding oxidoreductase yields the protein MTHETVLPLSDRHAPLPASERKMLPLGNARSYGDSCLNDGGVLLATRGLDHFIAFDPATGVVTCEAGVLFSDILDLAVPQGWFLPVTPGTRFVTVGGAIANDVHGKNHHRLGTIGHHVLAFELLRTDGSRRLCSPSENVDWFHATLGGLGLTGVVTWASIQLRRIPGPWIATESHKFGDLNGFFELSGASDRDYEYTVAWIDCLARGTALGRGLFSRANHAPSFPDARPSAPAGHLAMPVTPPFSLVNNLSLRAFNQLYFHKQRRKLVHATTHYQPFFYPLDGISQWNRMYGPRGFLQYQCVVPPAVARDAVRNLIAAIARAGAGSFLAVLKQFGDRPSVGMLSFARPGATLALDFPFQGKKTLDLLDRLDAITAEAGGAVYPAKDARMSADHFRAYFPAWESFQAFIDPGMSSSFWRRVAG from the coding sequence GTGACACACGAGACGGTGCTGCCACTGTCGGACAGGCATGCACCGTTGCCTGCCAGCGAGCGAAAAATGCTCCCGCTGGGCAATGCCCGTAGCTACGGCGACAGCTGCCTGAACGATGGCGGGGTCCTGCTCGCCACCCGGGGCCTGGACCACTTCATCGCGTTTGACCCGGCGACCGGCGTCGTCACGTGTGAAGCGGGCGTCCTTTTCTCGGACATCCTCGACCTGGCGGTGCCGCAGGGTTGGTTCCTGCCGGTCACGCCCGGCACGCGCTTCGTGACCGTGGGCGGTGCGATCGCCAACGATGTCCACGGCAAGAACCACCATCGCCTGGGGACCATCGGCCATCACGTCCTGGCATTTGAATTGCTGCGCACGGACGGAAGCCGGCGCCTGTGTTCTCCCAGTGAGAACGTGGACTGGTTCCATGCCACGCTGGGCGGCCTGGGCCTGACGGGTGTCGTGACGTGGGCGTCGATACAACTGCGGCGCATCCCTGGGCCGTGGATTGCCACTGAGTCGCACAAGTTCGGCGATCTCAACGGATTCTTCGAACTATCCGGTGCGTCCGACCGCGACTATGAATATACCGTGGCGTGGATCGACTGCCTTGCGCGCGGAACGGCATTGGGCCGCGGCCTTTTCAGCCGCGCGAACCATGCGCCGTCGTTCCCGGATGCGCGCCCGTCGGCACCCGCGGGCCACCTGGCGATGCCGGTGACGCCTCCGTTTTCGCTCGTCAACAACCTCTCGCTGCGTGCCTTCAACCAGCTGTATTTCCACAAGCAGCGCAGGAAGCTGGTGCATGCGACCACGCACTACCAGCCATTCTTCTACCCGCTCGATGGCATCTCCCAGTGGAACCGCATGTACGGCCCTCGCGGGTTCCTCCAGTATCAATGCGTCGTGCCACCCGCCGTCGCACGCGATGCCGTCCGGAACCTGATCGCGGCGATAGCACGCGCGGGCGCGGGCTCGTTCCTCGCGGTCCTCAAGCAGTTCGGCGACAGGCCATCGGTGGGCATGCTGTCATTCGCGCGGCCGGGTGCCACGCTTGCGCTGGACTTCCCGTTCCAGGGGAAAAAGACGCTCGACCTGCTCGACCGTCTCGATGCCATCACGGCCGAAGCCGGTGGCGCCGTCTATCCCGCGAAAGACGCACGCATGTCCGCCGACCATTTCCGGGCCTACTTCCCGGCCTGGGAGTCGTTCCAGGCATTCATCGATCCAGGCATGTCGTCTTCGTTCTGGCGACGCGTCGCAGGATGA
- a CDS encoding SDR family oxidoreductase, which translates to MQRVLIIGATSAIAEATARIYAERGSRLHLVARTPARLDTVVEDLRIRGAADVGRDALDINDLGRHAAVLDSAWAALGDVDVVLVAHGTLPDQKACETSVDTAMAEFATNATSTIALLTLLAQRMEGAGHGSIAVISSVAGDRGRASNYLYGSAKAAVSTFCSGLRQRLSRRGVDVVTIKPGFVDTPMTREFKKGALWAKPDAVAAGIVKAIDKRKPVAYLPWFWFVIMTIIRSVPEFIFKRVSL; encoded by the coding sequence ATGCAGCGTGTCCTCATCATAGGCGCCACTTCCGCCATCGCGGAAGCCACCGCCCGCATCTACGCGGAGCGTGGTTCGCGCCTTCACCTCGTGGCGCGCACGCCCGCCCGCCTGGACACGGTCGTGGAAGACCTGCGGATCCGCGGCGCGGCCGACGTGGGGCGTGACGCGCTCGACATCAACGATCTCGGCCGCCACGCCGCAGTGCTGGACTCGGCATGGGCGGCGCTCGGCGATGTCGACGTCGTGCTCGTTGCCCACGGCACGCTGCCGGACCAGAAGGCCTGCGAGACATCCGTCGACACCGCGATGGCTGAATTCGCCACCAATGCCACCTCGACCATCGCCCTGCTTACGCTGCTCGCCCAGCGAATGGAGGGCGCGGGCCACGGCAGCATCGCCGTGATTTCTTCGGTGGCAGGCGATCGCGGCCGTGCGAGCAATTACCTTTACGGCTCTGCCAAGGCTGCCGTCAGCACGTTCTGCAGCGGCCTTCGCCAGCGCCTCTCCAGGCGCGGCGTCGACGTGGTCACGATCAAGCCTGGGTTCGTCGACACCCCGATGACGCGGGAATTCAAGAAGGGCGCACTGTGGGCAAAGCCCGATGCGGTCGCCGCCGGGATCGTCAAGGCCATCGACAAGCGCAAACCGGTCGCCTACCTGCCCTGGTTCTGGTTCGTCATCATGACGATCATCCGCTCGGTTCCCGAATTCATCTTCAAGCGAGTCAGTCTTTAA
- a CDS encoding NAD-dependent epimerase/dehydratase family protein: MPAKHEKIVLTGAAGLVGQNLIVELKSQGFTNLVAIDKHAYNMGILRELHPDVVAIDADVAERGPWEEAFDGAACVVQLHAQITSKYPEEFVRNNIDATVIVLDAIKRHAVPYLVHISSSVVVSVANDDYTNTKKAQEKLVVESGIRHCALRPTLMFGWFDPKHFGWLSRFMAKTPVFPIPGDGRYMRQPLYERDFCRCIADCIVRERNGEIYDVVGDTRIDYVDIIHTIKKAKGLRTWILHIPYGLFGFLLRVYALFSGKPPFTADQLKALSAGDDFKGVDTEATFGVRQTPFADAVRESYCDPRYSSIVLKR; this comes from the coding sequence ATGCCAGCCAAGCACGAAAAAATCGTCCTGACCGGTGCGGCCGGCCTCGTCGGCCAGAACCTCATCGTCGAGCTGAAAAGCCAGGGGTTCACCAACCTGGTGGCGATCGACAAGCATGCCTACAACATGGGCATCCTCCGTGAACTGCACCCGGATGTCGTCGCGATCGACGCGGACGTCGCCGAGCGCGGGCCCTGGGAAGAGGCATTCGACGGGGCGGCTTGCGTGGTCCAGCTGCACGCACAGATCACCAGCAAGTACCCCGAGGAATTCGTCCGCAACAACATCGACGCCACGGTGATCGTGCTCGACGCCATCAAGCGCCATGCCGTGCCTTACCTCGTGCATATCAGCTCGTCGGTCGTGGTGTCGGTCGCCAACGACGATTACACCAACACGAAGAAGGCCCAGGAGAAACTGGTCGTGGAGTCGGGCATCCGCCATTGCGCGCTGCGCCCCACGCTGATGTTCGGCTGGTTCGATCCGAAGCACTTCGGCTGGCTTTCCCGCTTCATGGCGAAGACGCCGGTGTTTCCGATCCCGGGCGACGGCCGCTACATGCGCCAGCCGCTCTATGAGCGCGACTTCTGCCGCTGCATCGCCGACTGCATCGTGCGCGAACGCAATGGCGAGATCTACGATGTCGTGGGCGACACGCGCATCGACTACGTCGACATCATCCACACGATCAAGAAGGCGAAAGGCCTGCGTACCTGGATCCTGCACATTCCCTATGGTCTGTTCGGATTCCTGCTTCGCGTCTACGCCCTGTTCAGCGGCAAACCGCCGTTCACCGCAGACCAGCTCAAGGCGCTCAGCGCAGGCGACGATTTCAAGGGCGTGGATACCGAGGCCACGTTTGGCGTCCGGCAGACGCCGTTTGCCGACGCCGTCCGGGAAAGCTACTGCGACCCACGCTATTCCAGCATCGTATTGAAGCGCTGA
- a CDS encoding NAD(P)/FAD-dependent oxidoreductase, with the protein MTQPQRIAVLGAGPMGLAVAYQLARDGHHPVVFEADDRVGGMTACFDFNGLSIERYYHFHCISDAGFLTMLDELGLADRMRWTETKMGYWYGKQLQPWGNPIALLKFRGLGMVAKVRYGLHAFLSTKRRREDWRPLDHVEATSWIHRWVGDEAWRVLWKRLFDYKFYDYSDNLSAAWIWSRIRRIGTSRYSMFREKLGYLEGGSDTLLNGMKQWIEAHGGEIRLSTPVRKVVLAGGRVQGVETAAGIETFDKVVSTVPLPFVPRLIPDLPADISSQFAALKNVAVVCVIAKLRKRVTENFWLNTNDDDMDIPGLVEYTNLRPLDHHVVYVPFYMPGEHPKYGDSDDVFTDKVRRYLKMINPSLADDDFIDIRANRYRYAQPICPPGYLESIPPRKLPIDGLWVADTSHYYPEDRGISESIDFGRMMAKEVSA; encoded by the coding sequence ATGACCCAGCCACAACGCATCGCCGTCCTCGGCGCCGGCCCGATGGGCCTCGCCGTCGCTTATCAGCTAGCCCGCGACGGACACCACCCCGTGGTCTTCGAGGCGGATGACCGCGTCGGCGGCATGACGGCGTGCTTCGACTTCAACGGCCTCAGCATCGAGCGCTACTACCACTTCCATTGCATCTCCGACGCAGGGTTCCTCACCATGCTCGACGAGCTTGGCCTCGCCGACCGCATGCGCTGGACCGAGACGAAGATGGGTTATTGGTACGGCAAGCAGCTCCAGCCGTGGGGCAACCCCATCGCCCTGCTGAAGTTCAGGGGCCTGGGCATGGTGGCCAAGGTGCGCTATGGCCTGCACGCCTTCCTGTCCACCAAGCGCAGGCGTGAAGACTGGCGTCCGCTCGACCACGTCGAAGCGACCAGCTGGATCCACCGCTGGGTGGGCGACGAAGCGTGGCGCGTCCTCTGGAAGCGCCTGTTCGACTACAAGTTCTACGACTACAGCGATAACCTCTCCGCCGCGTGGATCTGGAGCCGGATCCGGCGCATCGGCACGTCCCGCTACAGCATGTTCCGCGAGAAGCTGGGCTACCTCGAAGGCGGTTCCGACACGCTGCTGAACGGCATGAAGCAGTGGATCGAAGCCCATGGCGGCGAGATCCGCCTGTCGACGCCCGTCCGGAAGGTCGTGCTTGCAGGTGGACGCGTCCAGGGCGTCGAGACCGCCGCCGGCATCGAAACGTTCGACAAGGTCGTCAGCACCGTGCCGCTACCCTTCGTCCCCCGCCTGATCCCCGATCTCCCGGCCGACATCAGCAGTCAATTCGCCGCGCTAAAGAACGTCGCCGTGGTTTGCGTGATCGCCAAGCTAAGGAAGCGGGTCACGGAAAACTTCTGGCTGAACACCAACGACGACGACATGGATATCCCGGGCCTGGTGGAATACACCAACCTGCGCCCGCTCGATCACCATGTGGTGTACGTCCCTTTCTACATGCCTGGCGAACATCCCAAGTACGGCGACTCGGACGACGTGTTCACCGACAAGGTCCGCCGCTACCTCAAGATGATCAACCCCTCGCTGGCGGATGACGATTTCATCGACATCCGGGCCAATCGCTATCGTTACGCGCAACCGATCTGCCCGCCTGGCTACCTGGAAAGTATTCCGCCGCGGAAGCTGCCCATCGATGGGCTCTGGGTCGCAGACACGTCGCATTACTACCCCGAAGACCGCGGCATCTCGGAAAGCATCGATTTCGGCCGGATGATGGCGAAAGAGGTTTCGGCGTGA
- a CDS encoding GtrA family protein encodes MLFILVGGTAAAVNFFSRIMFSLWLDYATAIVLAYLLGMTTAFILNRLFVFRATTTALHHQMMWFAIVNLLAIAQTLAISLLLARWLLPAIGWTWEPELCAHAVGVAVPVVTSYIGHKRLSFR; translated from the coding sequence GTGCTGTTTATCCTGGTCGGTGGTACGGCGGCGGCGGTCAATTTCTTCTCGCGCATCATGTTCAGCTTGTGGCTGGACTATGCGACTGCCATCGTCCTCGCCTATCTGCTCGGCATGACGACCGCATTCATCCTGAATCGGCTTTTCGTATTCCGTGCCACCACGACGGCCCTGCATCACCAGATGATGTGGTTTGCCATCGTCAACCTATTGGCGATTGCGCAGACACTCGCCATCAGCCTGTTGCTGGCGCGCTGGCTACTTCCCGCCATCGGCTGGACATGGGAGCCTGAACTATGCGCACATGCCGTTGGCGTCGCCGTCCCGGTCGTTACCAGCTACATCGGGCACAAACGACTTTCTTTTCGTTGA